In a genomic window of Magnolia sinica isolate HGM2019 chromosome 14, MsV1, whole genome shotgun sequence:
- the LOC131225426 gene encoding uncharacterized protein LOC131225426 isoform X3: MAGAAQARFLSPSFPSSHRISKSTTIQSSFSSLPFPHKPVKKTNRKNYLRPKLPISPNCPSPLQEIPNPTKDLFQEEGKKEQEQEQDQDVQGKDGKTELDLSPSAISNPFTFGNANSFVKIAFFGFGLFVFQTICTVWFLSYADLDEKSRSENSAAGSSQPEAVDQSKIGDVGVSLNEPEFEKKVSEIRIMAKEARAVERKNKRNAGPDSSSVVGEEGNENVVEDAVSSIKTDIRKEVDQRLVRLQKGLRIRKEKNLNSSSLDTKGGNSALRKKPKSGIPSMNARNYPKGFGVSKNYRSRSESDGSGLDSSDQERGVDVSDGNFKESGVAGTEEEESQWLRDEVFEGIVKKVCANEEAGRDLFGGLDSEEEISFFRALERKFEREGESAKQWMEEKLDDFRNGGIQESSEVSPLRKPVGPYEMIQSTVQGNVSDITSKLIRRSESAHGTAISGIKNNGSLRVDFQKDPSVGDSSSHYDDQSSQISHGKSNPSEGLEMGTKSRESETQNFQSSINGKQDMSTVSRKQIPSTGNGTSKKGLRTRRTEHKSVLRKVKDGQSDVETTLWWLKLPHVFVRESCFHLVDIDQILGC; this comes from the exons ATGGCGGGGGCAGCTCAAGCTCGCTTCCTCTCTCCATCCTTCCCTTCTTCTCACCGCATTTCAAAATCGACGACGATCCAATCGTCCTTTTCTTCTCTTCCATTCCCACACAAACCCGTTAAAAAAACTAACAGAAAAAACTACCTCCGCCCAAAGCTTCCAATATCCCCAAATTGCCCCTCCCCCCTCCAAGAAATCCCAAACCCCACAAAAGATCTCttccaagaagaaggaaagaaagaacaagaacaagaacagGATCAAGATGTCCAAGGAAAAGATGGAAAGACAGAGCTTGATCTTTCCCCTTCAGCAATTTCGAATCCTTTCACTTTCGGTAATGCGAATTCATTCGTCAAGATCGCTTTTTTTGGCTTTGGCCTCTTTGTATTCCAAACCATATGCACCGTTTGGTTTCTGAGTTATGCTGATCTTGATGAGAAGTCCAGGTCTGAAAATTCGGCGGCTGGCAGTTCCCAGCCGGAAGCAGTGGACCAGAGCAAGATTGGTGATGTGGGTGTTTCTTTAAATGAGCCAGAATTCGAAAAGAAAGTCTCAGAAATTCGGATCATGGCAAAGGAAGCCCGGGCTGTCGAGCGGAAGAATAAGAGGAATGCCGGTCCAGACTCTTCGTCTGTAGTTGGGGAAGAGGGCAATGAAAATGTGGTTGAAGATGCTGTTTCTAGCATTAAAACTGATATTCGGAAAGAGGTAGATCAGCGTTTGGTTAGGTTGCAGAAGGGTCTTCGAATACGTAAGGAGAAGAACCTGAATTCGTCAAGTTTGGATACCAAAGGTGGGAATTCGGCACTTAGGAAGAAACCCAAGTCTGGAATTCCATCTATGAATGCGAGAAATTATCCAAAGGGTTTTGGGGTGTCGAAGAATTACCGGAGTAGGAGTGAAAGTGATGGTAGTGGTTTGGATTCATCAGATCAAGAACGGGGAGTGGATGTATCAGATGGTAATTTTAAGGAAAGTGGTGTGGCgggaacagaagaagaagaatctcAGTGGTTGAGAGATGAGGTTTTCGAAGGGATTGTGAAGAAGGTTTGTGCAAATGAAGAAGCTGGTAGAGACCTATTTGGCGGTTTGGATTCGGAAGAGGAGATTAGTTTCTTTCGAGCATTGGAGAGGAAGTttgagagagaaggggagagCGCGAAGCAGTGGATGGAGGAGAAACTTGATGATTTCAGGAACG GTGGCATTCAGGAAAGCAGTGAAGTGAGCCCTCTGCGAAAACCTGTGGGGCCATATGAAATGATTCAATCAACTGTACAAGGAAACGTATCTGATATCACCAGCAAGTTAATCAGAAGATCGGAGAGTGCCCATGGCACTGCTATCAGTGGTATCAAGAACAATGGTAGTCTTCGGGTGGATTTTCAGAAAGATCCTTCTGTTGGAGACTCTAGttcacattatgatgatcagTCCTCCCAAATTTCTCATGGGAAAAGTAACCCAAGTGAAGGTTTGGAAATGGGAACTAAATCAAGGGAATCggagactcaaaattttcaaagttCCATAAATGGAAAACAGGACATGTCCACAGTATCTAGGAAGCAGATTCCATCAACCGGCAATGGCACCTCCAAGAAAGGGCTACGAACTAGAAGAACTGAACACAAATCAGTGCTTCGCAAAGTTAAAGACGGCCAGTCAGATGTTGAGACTACTTTGTGGTGGCTGAAACTTCCGCACGTTTTTGTACGTGAATCATGCTTCCATCTTGTGGACATTGATCAGATCTTAGGGTGCTGA